In one window of Streptomyces roseofulvus DNA:
- a CDS encoding TetR/AcrR family transcriptional regulator C-terminal domain-containing protein, which produces MATKKTTKLDPSTVAETALRLLNERGLEGLTLRAIAQELHVQAPALYWHFKNKQALLDEMATVMYRRMVAEPEARPAAGQGWQELMLAANRGLRAGLLRYRDGAKVYSGARFTGTDHAQDMELQLGALIDAGFTLREAVRASTTAYMYTLGFVTEEQGIEPLPGEPREGFDIDERARRLAAYPLAAAAGAELFSGYDERFEEGLRLIVAGIETVYAPGARA; this is translated from the coding sequence GTGGCGACGAAGAAGACGACCAAGCTGGACCCGAGCACGGTGGCGGAGACCGCGCTGCGGCTGCTCAACGAACGCGGCCTGGAAGGGCTCACCCTCCGCGCCATCGCCCAGGAGCTGCACGTCCAGGCCCCCGCCCTGTACTGGCACTTCAAGAACAAGCAGGCCCTGCTCGACGAGATGGCCACCGTCATGTACCGGCGGATGGTCGCCGAGCCGGAGGCCCGCCCCGCCGCCGGGCAGGGCTGGCAGGAGCTGATGCTCGCCGCCAACCGGGGGCTGCGCGCCGGACTGCTGCGCTACCGCGACGGCGCCAAGGTCTACAGCGGCGCCCGCTTCACCGGCACCGACCACGCCCAGGACATGGAGCTTCAGCTCGGCGCCCTGATCGACGCCGGATTCACGCTGCGCGAGGCGGTGCGGGCCAGCACCACGGCGTACATGTACACCCTCGGGTTCGTCACCGAGGAGCAGGGCATCGAGCCCCTCCCCGGCGAGCCCCGGGAGGGCTTCGACATCGACGAGCGCGCCCGGCGCCTCGCCGCGTACCCGCTCGCGGCGGCGGCCGGCGCGGAGCTCTTCTCCGGCTACGACGAGCGCTTCGAGGAGGGGCTGCGGCTGATCGTCGCCGGGATCGAGACGGTGTACGCCCCCGGCGCGCGCGCCTGA
- a CDS encoding DNA topoisomerase IV subunit A, with protein sequence MARRSTKTPPPDDAYEERILDIDVVDEMQGSFLEYAYSVIYSRALPDARDGMKPVQRRIVYQMNEMGLRPDRGFVKCARVVGEVMGKLHPHGDASIYDAMVRMAQPFSMRVPLVDGHGNFGSLGNDDPPAAMRYTESRMAPAALLMTESIDEDTVDFAPNYDGQEQEPVALPAAYPNLLVNGASGIAVGMATNMPPHNLGEVIAAARHLIRYPNADLDALMRFVPGPDLPTGGRIVGLNGIRDAYESGRGTFKIRATTSVETVTARRKGIVVTELPFTVGPEKVISKIKDLVGSKKLQGIADVKDLTDRAHGLRLVIEIKNGFVPEAVLEQLYKLTPMEESFGINNVALVDGQPLTLGLKELLEVYLDHRFEVVRRRSEFRRGKKRDRLHLVEGLLVALLDIDEVIRLIRESENSAQAKERLMERFSLSEVQTQYILDTPLRRLTKFDRLELETERDRLTGEIDELTGILESDSELRKLVSAELAAVAKKFATDRRTVLLESAGAPVSAVPLEVADDPCRVLLSSTGLLARTVSAELPPAEADAKRAKHDVIVSSVAATQRGDVGAVTSAGRLLRLAVIDLPQLPDTVAAPNLAGGAPLSEFLSLEADETVVCLTTLDESSPGLALGTLQGVVKRVVPDYPANKDELEVITLKDGDRIVGATELRTGEEDLVFITSDAQLLRYPASQVRPQGRPAGGMAGIKLAAGAEVLCFAAVDPAADAAVFTVAGASGTLGGAAATSAKLTPFDQYPRKGRATGGVRCQRFLKGEDALVLAWAGALPARAAQKNGTPVELPEPDPRRDGSGTPLPKPVDVVAGPAS encoded by the coding sequence ATGGCCCGCCGCAGCACGAAGACACCGCCGCCGGACGACGCGTACGAGGAGAGGATCCTCGACATCGACGTCGTCGACGAGATGCAGGGCTCCTTCCTCGAGTACGCCTACTCGGTCATCTACTCGCGCGCGCTGCCCGACGCCCGCGACGGCATGAAGCCGGTACAGCGGCGCATCGTCTACCAGATGAACGAGATGGGCCTCCGCCCGGACCGCGGGTTCGTCAAGTGCGCCCGCGTGGTCGGCGAGGTGATGGGCAAGCTGCACCCGCACGGCGACGCCTCGATCTACGACGCCATGGTCCGCATGGCGCAGCCCTTCTCCATGCGCGTGCCGCTGGTCGACGGCCACGGCAACTTCGGCTCGCTGGGCAACGACGACCCGCCGGCCGCGATGCGGTACACCGAGTCGCGGATGGCCCCGGCCGCGCTGCTGATGACCGAGTCCATCGACGAGGACACGGTCGACTTCGCGCCCAACTACGACGGCCAGGAGCAGGAGCCGGTCGCGCTCCCCGCCGCGTACCCGAACCTGCTGGTGAACGGCGCCTCCGGCATCGCGGTCGGCATGGCGACCAACATGCCGCCGCACAACCTCGGCGAGGTGATCGCGGCCGCCCGCCACCTGATCCGGTACCCGAACGCGGACCTGGACGCGCTGATGCGCTTCGTGCCCGGCCCCGACCTGCCGACCGGCGGCCGGATCGTCGGCCTGAACGGCATCCGGGACGCGTACGAGTCGGGCCGCGGCACCTTCAAGATCCGCGCCACCACGTCGGTGGAGACGGTGACGGCCCGCCGCAAGGGCATCGTCGTCACCGAACTGCCCTTCACGGTCGGCCCCGAGAAGGTCATCTCCAAGATCAAGGACCTGGTCGGCTCGAAGAAGCTCCAGGGCATCGCCGACGTCAAGGACCTCACCGACCGGGCCCACGGGCTCCGCCTGGTCATCGAGATCAAGAACGGCTTCGTGCCCGAGGCCGTCCTGGAGCAGCTCTACAAGCTGACGCCGATGGAGGAGTCCTTCGGCATCAACAACGTGGCCCTGGTGGACGGCCAGCCGCTCACCCTCGGCCTCAAGGAGCTCCTGGAGGTCTACCTCGACCACCGCTTCGAGGTGGTCCGCCGCCGCTCCGAGTTCCGCCGCGGCAAGAAGCGCGACCGGCTCCACCTGGTCGAGGGCCTGCTGGTCGCCCTCCTCGACATCGACGAGGTCATCCGGCTCATCCGGGAGAGCGAGAACTCGGCGCAGGCGAAGGAGCGCCTGATGGAGCGCTTCTCGCTGAGCGAGGTCCAGACCCAGTACATCCTGGACACCCCGCTGCGCCGGCTCACCAAGTTCGACCGCCTGGAGCTGGAGACCGAGCGGGACCGGCTGACCGGCGAGATCGACGAACTGACCGGGATCCTGGAGTCCGACTCCGAGCTGCGCAAGCTGGTCTCGGCGGAGCTGGCCGCGGTCGCGAAGAAGTTCGCCACCGACCGGCGGACGGTCCTCCTGGAGTCGGCGGGCGCGCCCGTCTCGGCCGTCCCGCTGGAGGTCGCGGACGACCCGTGCCGGGTGCTGCTCTCCTCGACCGGGCTGCTCGCCCGGACGGTCTCGGCGGAGCTGCCGCCGGCCGAGGCGGACGCCAAGCGGGCCAAGCACGACGTCATCGTCTCGTCGGTGGCGGCCACCCAGCGCGGCGACGTGGGCGCGGTGACCTCCGCGGGCCGGCTGCTGCGGCTGGCCGTGATCGACCTGCCGCAGCTGCCGGACACGGTCGCCGCGCCGAATCTGGCGGGCGGCGCGCCGCTGAGCGAGTTCCTGTCCCTGGAGGCGGACGAGACGGTGGTCTGCCTGACCACCCTGGACGAGTCCTCGCCCGGTCTGGCGCTCGGCACCCTGCAGGGCGTGGTCAAGCGGGTGGTGCCGGACTATCCGGCGAACAAGGACGAGCTGGAGGTCATCACCCTCAAGGACGGTGACCGGATCGTCGGCGCGACCGAGCTGCGGACGGGCGAGGAGGACCTGGTCTTCATCACCTCCGACGCGCAGCTGCTGCGCTACCCGGCGAGCCAGGTGCGGCCGCAGGGCCGCCCGGCCGGCGGCATGGCGGGCATCAAGCTGGCGGCCGGCGCGGAGGTGCTCTGCTTCGCCGCGGTGGACCCGGCGGCGGACGCGGCCGTGTTCACGGTGGCGGGGGCGAGCGGCACGCTGGGCGGCGCCGCGGCGACCTCGGCGAAGCTGACCCCGTTCGACCAGTACCCGCGCAAGGGCCGGGCGACCGGCGGCGTGCGCTGCCAGCGCTTCCTGAAGGGCGAGGACGCACTGGTCCTGGCCTGGGCGGGCGCCCTGCCGGCCCGTGCCGCGCAGAAGAACGGCACGCCGGTCGAGCTGCCGGAGCCGGACCCGCGCCGCGACGGCTCGGGCACCCCGCTGCCGAAGCCGGTGGACGTGGTGGCGGGCCCGGCGAGCTAG
- a CDS encoding pitrilysin family protein: MPMGHTATAEAGSGGLTATEHRLANGLRVVLSEDHLTPVAAVCLWYDVGSRHEVAGRTGLAHLFEHLMFQGSKQVHGNGHFELVQAAGGSLNGTTSFERTNYFETMPAHQLELALWLEADRMGSLLAALDDESMENQRDVVKNERRQRYDNVPYGTAFEKLTALAYPEGHPYHHTPIGSMADLDAATLEDARTFFRTYYAPNNAVLSVVGDIDPEQTLAWVEKYFGSIPGHDGKPAPRDGALPDVIGEQLREVVVEEVPARALMAAYRLPEDGTRACDAADLALTVLGGGESSRLHNRLVRRDRTAVAAGFGLLRLAGAPSLGWLDVKTSGGVEVPAIEAAVDEELARFAAEGPTAEEMERAQAQLEREWLDRLGTVAGRADELCRFAVLFGDPQLALTAVDRVLAVTADEVREVAAARLRPDNRAVLVYEPAETGAEDSDEEEGADQ; the protein is encoded by the coding sequence ATGCCCATGGGTCACACGGCCACGGCCGAGGCCGGCTCCGGCGGCCTGACAGCGACCGAGCACCGGCTGGCGAACGGCCTGAGGGTGGTGCTCTCGGAGGACCACCTGACCCCGGTCGCCGCGGTCTGCCTCTGGTACGACGTCGGCTCGCGCCACGAGGTCGCGGGCCGCACCGGCCTCGCCCACCTCTTCGAGCACCTGATGTTCCAGGGCTCGAAGCAGGTCCACGGCAACGGGCACTTCGAGCTCGTCCAGGCCGCGGGCGGCTCGCTCAACGGCACGACGAGCTTCGAGCGCACCAACTACTTCGAGACCATGCCCGCCCACCAGCTGGAGCTCGCGCTCTGGCTGGAGGCCGACCGGATGGGCTCGCTGCTCGCCGCCCTCGACGACGAGTCGATGGAGAACCAGCGCGACGTCGTGAAGAACGAGCGCCGCCAGCGGTACGACAACGTGCCGTACGGCACCGCCTTCGAGAAGCTCACCGCGCTCGCGTACCCCGAGGGCCACCCGTACCACCACACCCCCATCGGCTCGATGGCGGACCTGGACGCGGCCACCCTGGAGGACGCGCGGACCTTCTTCCGCACCTACTACGCGCCCAACAACGCGGTGCTGTCGGTCGTCGGCGACATCGACCCGGAGCAGACGCTCGCCTGGGTCGAGAAGTACTTCGGCTCCATCCCCGGCCACGACGGCAAGCCCGCCCCGCGCGACGGCGCCCTCCCGGACGTCATCGGCGAGCAGCTGCGCGAGGTCGTCGTCGAGGAGGTCCCGGCCCGCGCCCTGATGGCCGCCTACCGGCTGCCCGAGGACGGCACGCGCGCGTGCGACGCCGCCGACCTCGCCCTCACCGTGCTCGGCGGCGGCGAGTCCTCCCGCCTGCACAACCGGCTGGTCCGCCGCGACCGCACGGCCGTCGCCGCCGGCTTCGGTCTGCTCCGGCTCGCCGGCGCCCCGTCGCTCGGCTGGCTCGACGTCAAGACGTCCGGCGGCGTCGAGGTCCCCGCCATCGAGGCCGCCGTCGACGAGGAGCTCGCCCGCTTCGCCGCCGAGGGCCCGACCGCCGAGGAGATGGAGCGCGCCCAGGCCCAGCTGGAGCGCGAATGGCTCGACCGGCTCGGCACGGTCGCCGGCCGCGCGGACGAACTGTGCCGGTTCGCCGTGCTGTTCGGCGACCCGCAGCTCGCCCTGACCGCCGTCGACCGGGTCCTCGCGGTCACCGCCGACGAGGTCCGCGAGGTGGCCGCGGCCCGGCTCCGCCCCGACAACCGGGCGGTGCTGGTGTACGAGCCGGCGGAGACCGGCGCCGAAGACAGCGACGAGGAAGAGGGAGCGGACCAGTGA
- a CDS encoding M16 family metallopeptidase — protein MEFHPQPQAGQARPWAFPAPERGTLDNGLTVLRCHRPGQQVVAVEIFFDAPLDAEPEGLDGVATIMARALSEGTTERGAEEFAAELERCGASLDAHADHPGVRVSLEVPVSRLPKALALVSEALTSPAFDADEVKRLVANRLDEIPHEAANPNRRAAKQLYKELFPAGTRLSRPRQGTEETVEAIDAAAVRAFYDAHLRPSAATAVVVGDLTGVDLDAVLADTLGRWTGEPAAPRPMQPITADDTGRVVIVDRPGAVQTQLLIGRIGPDRHDAVWAAQVLGVYCLGGTLTSRLDAVLREEKGYTYGVRAFGQVLRSDGEGHGASLLAISGSVDTPNTGPALEDLWKVLRTLAEGGLTDAERDVAVQNLVGVAPLKYETAASVAGTLSDQVEQHLPDDYQARLYARLAETGTVEATAAVVSAFPVDRLVTVLVGDAAQIEEPVRALGIGEVTVVS, from the coding sequence ATGGAGTTCCACCCGCAGCCGCAGGCCGGCCAGGCCAGGCCGTGGGCCTTCCCGGCCCCCGAGCGCGGCACGCTCGACAACGGGCTGACCGTGCTGCGCTGCCACCGTCCCGGCCAGCAGGTCGTCGCCGTCGAGATCTTCTTCGACGCGCCGCTGGACGCCGAGCCCGAGGGCCTCGACGGCGTCGCCACCATCATGGCGCGCGCCCTCTCCGAGGGGACCACCGAGCGCGGCGCCGAGGAGTTCGCGGCCGAGCTGGAGCGCTGCGGCGCCTCCCTCGACGCCCACGCGGACCACCCCGGCGTCCGGGTCTCCCTGGAGGTCCCGGTCTCCCGCCTCCCCAAGGCCCTCGCGCTCGTCTCCGAGGCCCTGACCTCCCCGGCCTTCGACGCCGACGAGGTCAAGCGCCTGGTCGCCAACCGGCTCGACGAGATCCCGCACGAGGCGGCCAACCCGAACCGCCGCGCGGCCAAGCAGCTCTACAAGGAGCTCTTCCCGGCCGGCACCCGGCTGTCCCGGCCGCGCCAGGGCACCGAGGAGACGGTGGAGGCCATCGACGCCGCCGCCGTCCGCGCCTTCTACGACGCCCACCTGCGTCCCTCGGCCGCCACCGCGGTCGTCGTCGGCGACCTCACCGGCGTCGACCTGGACGCGGTCCTCGCCGACACGCTCGGCCGCTGGACCGGCGAGCCGGCCGCGCCGCGCCCGATGCAGCCGATCACCGCCGACGACACCGGACGGGTCGTCATCGTCGACCGCCCCGGCGCCGTCCAGACCCAGCTGCTCATCGGCCGGATCGGACCGGACCGCCACGACGCCGTCTGGGCCGCGCAGGTCCTCGGCGTCTACTGCCTCGGCGGCACCCTGACGTCCCGTCTGGACGCCGTCCTGCGCGAGGAGAAGGGGTACACGTACGGCGTGCGCGCCTTCGGGCAGGTGCTCCGCTCGGACGGCGAGGGGCACGGCGCCTCGCTGCTCGCCATCAGCGGCTCGGTCGACACCCCGAACACCGGCCCCGCACTGGAGGACCTGTGGAAGGTGCTCCGCACGCTGGCCGAGGGCGGATTGACCGACGCCGAGCGGGACGTCGCGGTGCAGAACCTGGTGGGCGTGGCCCCGCTCAAGTACGAGACGGCGGCCTCGGTCGCCGGGACCCTCTCCGACCAGGTCGAGCAGCATCTGCCCGACGACTACCAGGCCCGGCTGTACGCGCGCCTCGCCGAGACCGGCACGGTCGAGGCCACGGCCGCCGTCGTCAGCGCCTTCCCGGTGGACCGGCTGGTCACCGTGCTGGTGGGCGACGCCGCGCAGATCGAGGAGCCCGTGCGGGCCCTCGGCATCGGCGAGGTGACCGTGGTGAGCTGA
- a CDS encoding M23 family metallopeptidase, with translation MAFTRATGKHRGASRLARRSAGIAGVAALAATGVVGTLASPALAADTDDRSAEDTGLMKVIADESIADQINAQAAAQEQEAAEAEARAKARAEAKRKAEARAKEIREAEERAAREAERRRLASFNLPVAGSYVSTGYKTGGSLWSSGSHSGVDFHAAYGSSVVSVGSGTVVEAGWGGAYGNNIVIRMNDGTYTQYGHLSSIGVYVGQSVEPGQQIGVSGSTGNSTGPHLHFEARTTAEYGSDINPVAYLRARGVSL, from the coding sequence TTGGCGTTCACCCGTGCCACCGGGAAGCATCGTGGTGCGAGCCGACTGGCTCGCCGCAGCGCCGGCATCGCCGGCGTGGCCGCCCTCGCCGCCACCGGCGTCGTCGGCACCCTCGCCTCTCCGGCGCTCGCCGCCGACACGGACGACCGTTCCGCCGAGGACACCGGCCTCATGAAGGTGATCGCCGACGAGTCCATCGCCGACCAGATCAACGCGCAGGCCGCCGCCCAGGAGCAGGAGGCCGCCGAGGCCGAGGCCCGGGCCAAGGCGCGCGCCGAGGCGAAGCGCAAGGCCGAGGCCCGCGCGAAGGAGATCCGCGAGGCCGAGGAGCGCGCCGCCCGCGAGGCCGAGCGCCGCCGGCTCGCCTCCTTCAACCTCCCGGTCGCCGGCTCGTACGTCTCCACCGGCTACAAGACCGGTGGCTCCCTCTGGTCCTCCGGCAGCCACTCCGGCGTCGACTTCCACGCCGCCTACGGCAGCTCGGTCGTCTCCGTCGGCTCCGGCACCGTCGTCGAGGCCGGCTGGGGCGGCGCGTACGGCAACAACATCGTGATCCGGATGAACGACGGCACGTACACCCAGTACGGCCACCTGTCGTCCATCGGCGTCTACGTCGGCCAGTCCGTCGAGCCCGGCCAGCAGATCGGCGTCTCCGGCTCGACCGGCAACTCGACCGGCCCGCACCTCCACTTCGAGGCCCGGACCACCGCCGAGTACGGCTCCGACATCAACCCCGTCGCGTACCTCCGCGCCCGCGGTGTCAGCCTCTGA
- a CDS encoding GntR family transcriptional regulator, with protein MRVPAQSVCTAIRDDIVSGVFERGSRLTEEQLARRYGVSRVPVREALRTLESEGFVVSRRHAGAHVAEPTDQEAADLLDVRALLEPLGAARAAQRRTDAHLKVLRGLVRLGQERARRGQGEDLRALGGWFHETLAQASGSPALAVLLTQLRHKIAWMYTVDQPDRPVDAWAEHGAIVDAIARGDAERARALTALHAEHALPLHRLKRPERGRVRVSQHAVNTASVRN; from the coding sequence ATGCGGGTTCCCGCGCAATCGGTATGCACGGCGATCCGGGACGACATCGTCTCGGGGGTCTTCGAGCGCGGCAGCCGGCTCACCGAGGAACAGCTCGCCCGCCGCTACGGCGTCTCCCGCGTCCCGGTCCGCGAGGCCCTGCGCACCCTGGAGTCCGAGGGCTTCGTGGTGAGCCGCCGGCACGCGGGCGCCCATGTCGCCGAGCCCACCGACCAGGAGGCCGCCGACCTCCTCGACGTACGGGCGCTGCTCGAACCGCTCGGCGCCGCCCGGGCGGCCCAGCGGCGCACCGACGCCCACCTCAAGGTGCTGCGCGGCCTGGTCAGGCTGGGGCAGGAGCGGGCCCGCAGGGGGCAGGGGGAGGATCTGCGGGCGCTGGGCGGCTGGTTCCACGAGACGCTCGCGCAGGCGTCCGGCAGTCCCGCTCTGGCCGTCCTCCTCACCCAGCTGCGCCACAAGATCGCCTGGATGTACACGGTGGACCAGCCGGACCGGCCGGTCGACGCCTGGGCCGAGCACGGGGCGATCGTCGACGCCATCGCGCGCGGGGACGCCGAGCGGGCCCGCGCGCTGACCGCCCTGCACGCCGAACACGCGCTGCCGCTGCACCGGCTGAAAAGGCCGGAGCGCGGCCGTGTGAGGGTTTCGCAACATGCCGTCAACACGGCGAGCGTCCGGAATTAA
- a CDS encoding HPr family phosphocarrier protein has product MAERRVNVGWAEGLHARPASIFVRAATASGVPVTIAKADGNPVNAASMLAVLGLGAQGGEEIVLASDAEGAEAALERLAKLVAEGLDELPETV; this is encoded by the coding sequence ATGGCTGAGCGCCGCGTCAACGTCGGCTGGGCCGAGGGCCTGCACGCCCGCCCCGCCTCCATCTTCGTCCGTGCCGCCACGGCCTCCGGTGTCCCGGTGACCATCGCCAAGGCCGACGGCAACCCGGTGAACGCCGCGTCCATGCTCGCGGTGCTCGGCCTGGGCGCGCAGGGCGGCGAGGAGATCGTGCTGGCTTCCGACGCCGAGGGCGCCGAGGCCGCGCTGGAGCGCCTCGCCAAGCTCGTCGCCGAGGGCCTCGACGAGCTCCCCGAGACGGTCTGA
- a CDS encoding GNAT family N-acetyltransferase, with product MRSASEQTDGPDGAGGAGAGEPPAPEEHAYPDHWEADVVLRDGGTARVRPITADDADRLVSFYEQVSDESKYYRFFAPYPRLSAKDVHRFTHHDFVDRVGLAATVGGEFIATVRYDRIDGRGRPASSPADEAEVAFLVQDAHQGRGVASALLEHIAAVARERGIRRFAAEVLPANTKMIKVFTDAGYTQKRSFEDGSVRLHLDLEPTDRSLAVQRAREQRAEARSVQRLLAPGSVAVVGAGRTPGGVGRTVLRNLRDAGFTGQLYAVNPALDTPAADLDGVPAFPSVAAIGAPVDLAVVAVPAERVPEVVADCGEHGVRGLVVLSAGYAESGTEGRERQRALVRQARSYGMRIIGPNAFGIINTAADVRLNASLAPEMPAAGRIGLFTQSGAIGIALLAGLHRRGAGLSSFISAGNRADVSGNDFLQHWYDDPATDVVLLYLESIGNPRKFTRLARRTAAVKPVVVVKGARHSGSAPPGHRVPVTRIPHATVSALLRQAGVIRVDTVTELVDAGLLLAGQPLPAGPRVAILGNSESLGLLTYDACLTEGLRPHRPLDLTTTATPADFRDALAAALADDSCDAVVVTAIPWVGIEGTTEVLAASLREAVAGSGAAGAAKPVVVVHVEMGGLAEALSAATSTRPPPARTRRPTVAAAPTAAETAAAPAPQETQAAQEAQAAPEPQEPQPPAPARNIPAYPAAERAVRALAEAVRYGQWRRQAAEPGRVPEYDSIDETGAAALIDRVLGERGAGQESRGVTLTADEARELLGRYGIEVRPTLPAPGPDEAVAAAARLGYPVALKTTAPHLRHRPDLGGVRLDLATEEQLRTAYAELTEALGKPAELQPVVQAMVPRGVDTVVRAAIDPAAGAVLSFGLAGAASELLGDTAHRLVPATDRDAAELVRSIRTAPLLFGWRGSAPVDTPALEELLLRVSRLVDDHPEIVSVALEPAVVAPTGVSVLGAVVRLAPAAPTTDLGPRRLPGY from the coding sequence ATGCGCAGCGCGTCGGAGCAGACGGACGGACCGGACGGGGCGGGCGGGGCGGGAGCGGGGGAGCCCCCGGCCCCGGAGGAGCACGCCTACCCCGACCACTGGGAGGCCGACGTCGTGCTCCGCGACGGCGGCACCGCCCGCGTCCGCCCCATCACCGCCGACGACGCCGACCGGCTCGTCAGCTTCTACGAGCAGGTCTCGGACGAGTCGAAGTACTACCGCTTCTTCGCCCCCTACCCCCGGCTCTCCGCCAAGGACGTCCACCGCTTCACCCACCACGACTTCGTCGACCGGGTCGGCCTCGCCGCCACCGTCGGCGGCGAGTTCATCGCCACCGTCCGCTACGACCGGATCGACGGACGCGGCCGGCCCGCCTCGTCCCCCGCCGACGAGGCCGAGGTCGCCTTCCTCGTCCAGGACGCCCACCAGGGCCGCGGCGTGGCCTCCGCCCTGCTCGAACACATCGCGGCCGTCGCCCGCGAGCGCGGCATCCGCCGCTTCGCCGCCGAGGTGCTCCCCGCCAACACCAAGATGATCAAGGTGTTCACGGACGCCGGCTACACCCAGAAGCGCAGCTTCGAGGACGGCTCCGTCCGGCTCCACCTCGACCTGGAGCCCACCGACCGCTCCCTCGCCGTCCAGCGCGCCCGCGAACAGCGCGCCGAGGCCCGGTCCGTCCAGCGGCTCCTCGCCCCCGGCTCGGTCGCCGTCGTCGGCGCCGGACGCACCCCCGGCGGCGTCGGCCGCACCGTCCTGCGGAACCTGCGGGACGCGGGCTTCACCGGCCAGCTGTACGCGGTCAACCCCGCGCTCGACACCCCCGCGGCCGACCTCGACGGCGTGCCCGCCTTCCCCTCCGTCGCCGCCATCGGCGCCCCCGTCGACCTCGCGGTCGTCGCCGTCCCCGCCGAGCGGGTGCCCGAGGTCGTCGCCGACTGCGGCGAGCACGGCGTCCGCGGCCTCGTCGTCCTCTCCGCCGGATACGCCGAGAGCGGCACCGAGGGCCGCGAGCGGCAGCGCGCCCTGGTCCGGCAGGCCCGCTCGTACGGCATGCGGATCATCGGCCCCAACGCCTTCGGCATCATCAACACCGCCGCCGACGTCCGGCTCAACGCCTCCCTCGCCCCCGAGATGCCCGCCGCGGGCCGCATCGGCCTCTTCACCCAGTCCGGCGCCATCGGCATCGCCCTCCTCGCCGGGCTGCACCGGCGCGGCGCGGGGCTCTCCTCCTTCATCTCGGCGGGCAACCGCGCGGACGTCTCCGGCAACGACTTCCTCCAGCACTGGTACGACGACCCGGCGACCGACGTCGTCCTGCTCTACCTGGAGTCGATCGGCAACCCGCGCAAGTTCACCCGGCTCGCCCGCCGCACCGCCGCCGTCAAACCGGTCGTCGTCGTCAAGGGCGCCCGCCACAGCGGCAGCGCCCCGCCCGGCCACCGCGTCCCCGTCACCCGCATCCCGCACGCCACCGTCTCCGCGCTGCTCCGCCAGGCCGGCGTCATCCGCGTCGACACCGTCACCGAACTCGTCGACGCCGGACTCCTCCTCGCCGGACAGCCGCTGCCCGCCGGGCCGCGCGTCGCGATCCTCGGCAACTCGGAGTCCCTCGGCCTCCTCACGTACGACGCCTGCCTCACCGAGGGGCTGCGCCCGCACCGGCCCCTGGACCTGACGACCACCGCCACCCCGGCCGACTTCCGGGACGCGCTCGCCGCGGCCCTCGCCGACGACTCCTGCGACGCGGTCGTCGTCACCGCGATCCCCTGGGTCGGGATCGAGGGCACCACCGAGGTGCTCGCCGCCTCCCTCCGCGAGGCCGTCGCCGGCAGCGGGGCCGCGGGTGCCGCCAAGCCGGTCGTCGTCGTCCACGTCGAGATGGGCGGGCTCGCCGAGGCCCTCTCCGCCGCCACCAGCACCCGCCCCCCGCCCGCGCGCACCCGCCGCCCGACCGTCGCCGCCGCGCCGACCGCCGCGGAGACCGCCGCGGCCCCCGCGCCCCAGGAGACACAGGCGGCACAGGAGGCGCAGGCAGCACCGGAGCCGCAGGAGCCGCAGCCGCCCGCCCCCGCCCGGAACATCCCCGCCTACCCCGCCGCCGAGCGGGCCGTCCGCGCGCTCGCCGAGGCCGTCCGGTACGGACAGTGGCGGCGGCAGGCCGCGGAGCCGGGACGCGTACCGGAGTACGACTCCATCGACGAGACCGGCGCCGCAGCCCTCATCGACCGCGTGCTCGGCGAGCGGGGCGCCGGACAGGAGTCCCGGGGCGTGACCCTCACCGCCGACGAGGCCCGCGAGCTGCTCGGCCGGTACGGCATCGAGGTCCGCCCCACCCTGCCCGCGCCCGGGCCCGACGAGGCCGTGGCCGCGGCCGCCCGGCTCGGCTACCCGGTGGCGCTCAAGACCACCGCCCCCCACCTCCGCCACCGCCCCGACCTCGGCGGCGTCCGGCTCGACCTGGCGACCGAGGAGCAGCTGCGCACCGCCTATGCCGAGCTCACCGAGGCCCTCGGCAAGCCCGCCGAGCTCCAGCCCGTCGTGCAGGCGATGGTGCCCCGGGGCGTCGACACCGTCGTGCGCGCCGCGATCGACCCCGCCGCCGGCGCCGTGCTCTCCTTCGGCCTGGCCGGCGCCGCCTCCGAACTGCTCGGCGACACCGCCCACCGGCTGGTTCCGGCCACCGACCGGGACGCCGCCGAACTGGTCCGCTCCATCCGCACCGCCCCGCTGCTCTTCGGCTGGCGCGGCTCGGCCCCCGTCGACACCCCCGCCCTGGAGGAGCTGCTGCTCCGGGTCTCCCGGCTGGTCGACGACCATCCGGAGATCGTCTCCGTCGCCCTCGAACCGGCCGTGGTCGCCCCGACGGGCGTCTCCGTCCTCGGCGCCGTGGTCCGCCTCGCCCCGGCCGCCCCCACCACCGACCTCGGCCCCCGCCGCCTGCCCGGCTACTGA